Genomic DNA from Maylandia zebra isolate NMK-2024a linkage group LG17, Mzebra_GT3a, whole genome shotgun sequence:
atgcattttttttctttcaaattatgTTTCTGTTATTTGTGTTTGCTATTATACTCAACTCTTACATGCACAAGCAACTTTAAACATATTCAAGTGGGCTAAATGGCTAGCTGcgatactgttttttttttaaatataaactgtgtaacattttattttattcataaaagcTTACCAACAGTTTAACGTGTAAGCTGGTCACTACCAAGTGACATTAGCAACTTTCTTAAGGAACTGATAGTGTCTAAGTATaggtaaataaaacaaaagatacATAAATCTGAAtatagtttctgttttgttttatagggCCAAGACACATTATCATGATACTTTCAACAAAGATGTCATCCTTCTTCCACGGCCATCAAGCAGTGTTGTTGTCAAGCATCGcacaaaacaacatttacatgaacaaggGCATATATTGAATGGATTTGAATTCCAAAAATCCTGGGACCAGAAAACTGTCTCTGAACAAATAAGGGACGCCTTTGGAGATAAACTTTCTATTGATGTAAGGTAGGTTGTGCTAGCAGTCGAAACCTAATGCGACACAGCTTTTGTCAGTAGTCTTTTCGATATCTAGGCATTTCAAAGCTTTACATAACGATTTAAGTCAGAGAACAGGTAGACATGAATCagtaaactaaaataaaagaaCCAAATCAGTTATCCTTTCTTGAACACTCCATTTTTGGCATACTTTTTTGACATTTGTATAAAGTTTACTTCTGTTACTACTGGTTTCAGTCTGATTCAAAGAGGAAAACAAGATTAGCTCTAAAAAAGTTATTGgaacatttttgctgttttggattttaaacattttacaacTTACTGTAACTGTTTTCCAGCCTGGAGTTTCTGATGGCTTGTGGCAACAGACTGATTGCGCCCAAACTGCGAGCAGGACAGGAGCTGGATGCAAATCTCATACATAAAATTTATAAATCGAAAGCCCTATACATCAGACCATCAAAACCAATTTTGGTACGTTATTTGACTTTTGAATGAATCTACATAGCACTGTACAGTAATAATATGAAGACCAGAAATTGGTGCATAAACAACCTTTGAACTTTCTCATGtctgttctttttaaacttgcctttCACCTTTTGTAGTTGGATAGAATAGTACCAAGTTaatgttccttttttaaaatgttaatccTAAGCTCTGGTATTGACTAAatttacagctgctctgttggaCTGTTTGTGAATTATAGAACGTAAGACTACTGCTGTTCAGGAGATGTGTTACAATTTTGTCTGCCTAGTATGTAAAAGTAATTGTGAGAAAGATCTATTAACTCTTGAAATTTCtcaccctatggtagctgggataggctccaaccACCCCACCTCTGATAAGAATAAGCAGAAGAGGTTGGATATATGGTATTTAAtgttcaaattcaatatatgtgaattattataattattattttatttctaaggATGATATTACAAGCTACAGCAGTGAGGAAAACTGTGAAGAAAACCCTGTTTCATCAAGGCAGCTGCGCTCATCATCTTCAGACAGTTTTGCCAGTTCAACAGCTGCCTTCCAACCAATCTCTGCTCCGACGCAATCTCCTGCCTCATCAGTTTGTAATGGAACATTATTAACGGAAACTCCTGCCTTGACCCATGAAAGTAGTATCTCACACAAGTACAGCAGCGCTTCAACAAACATTTCCTTCAGCCAGTTACCAGTGTCTTCATTGGAAATCTACCCTTCCACTAGTCAGCCTTCTACCTCATCATCTGCATCTTTAAGTGATCCAGTTCTGGTCCTGACGTGCCGAAATACCTCAAGCTCACCCTACCAGACCAGGAATCCAGAGAATCATTGTTCAGCATTACCCTCTACATCAACACACAGTCAATCTGTAAACTACGATAACTACCTTTCAATCATGCCTCCACTATCTGACATGTCTTCTGATGATGAGGAACTTAACCAGGCTATACTAGCAAGCCTGCAGAGCGAAAGGTTAGTTTCAAATACAAATGTTTTACAGTAGCCAATTAAACACACCATATTTGTTGCAATCCAATACTGTAACCAGTGTTGTGAAGGAGTGTAATCCATCCTcagatatttatatgcatatatgatatttatatttgctgttaacaaaacagttttttgaaTAATGTCTACAGAGTCAAATGATAATGCTGTAATGCTggcaaattttattttatttgaaataggCAGCGAATTTTTAACAGCCtgacaatgaaatgaaatttacTTATTGTGCATTGaaactatttttctttgctctaGTGCTTTCTAGTTCTCCAAAACatataaacaatataaaaagcCACTGAGCAATATACTCCTTTGTACATTTTGCTTATGATTATGATAATTTCCTTTGgtgattaataaagtatgctgattctgattttgaCAAAACTTTGTATGTCCTTGTAGCCcttgtatgtgaatgtttttactgatgttcttttcaatatttttttctttttttttcttttcttttttctaatccTACAGGACTTCAAGTTGTTTGGTATCAGCAAAAGATATTTTGGAGGAACTTTCTGCAAAAGTAAACCAACAGAAGAAATGCAAGTTCAACATTAATAGATCAACAGTCCTGGATGGAGCAATTAGAGGTTTTAAACGAGCGACATATGATCCATGCCACACAATTTCTGTCAGGTTTTCTGACGATATGGGAGTACCTGAAGAGGCTGTTGACTTGGGTGGACCAAGAAGAGAATTTCTAAGACTTCTGATCGAAGCTTTGCCCCTGTCTCCAATGTTTGAGGGTGAAGAAGGTAAAATGAACTTGGCGCTTGATAGTGCTGGTATGTATTGATTTTAGGCTGATATCCCTGGAGTAATgcaataaaaaatcatttttataaaGTTCTTGTCAAGCGCTTTCATGCATCTATTGACatgtaatgtttttcattatttctaGCCATGAGGGAGGACAGGTACTTCATTGCAGGCAGAGCCATTGCAGTAAGCCTTGTACATGGTGGTCCACCAGCAGGCTTTCTGTCCCCAACACTCTTCTCTTGCCTTGTTGATGGCCCAGATTTGGCTAAACCAGTTTTAGAAGATGTTGCCGATAGTGACCTGCGTGAAAAAATTAAAAGGGTAAAACTGATTTGTCAGTTGTTGGATAATGTTTTAGTATTGTGTGCATTTCGTTCTACTCCATGTATTAATTGGGGCccattaattttttatttttttatttgaaggtTAAAGAGTGTAAATCCTTTGAAGATCTGATAGTAGCAACTGAGCCACTTCAGGAATACTTAGCCAATGCTGGCTGCCTGAGGCCGCTACGGAGGCTGGAAGACAAGGATCTGCTTATACATGACATTATCATGTTCCAAGTAATACACAGAGTCCGTGGTCCATTTGAaaggtatgtatgtatgtatttattgttgTCCAATAAGTAACTCAAACCCATGCTGATTGCCTTGTATTCTGGGAATTTTGTGTGACATTTCTTTATGTGTAGGTACACCATGCCTCCAAAGGTGACAGCATCACATGAAAAATGCAGATTTGGGATATACACTTTTGATGATGTGAATAATCTGAAGTAAAAATTATTGTATATATAAATTCATATGTTTTAGATTATACTTCTTGGatccattcatttttgatgtgatTTGTGATTTTAAAGGTAATTCTGATTATCATTTAGATTTCAGGATGGACTACGGACACTTGAGGTGCTGGACAAAATCCAAGATCACCCAGAGAGTTTTCGCACCCTTCTATGCTGGTCACCTTCAGTGCTTACAGCTGACCTTCTTGACAGCCTCTTTACCATCCGCCTTTCTCCAGCTGGGAGCAATAAAAGGCAGGCTGAAGCAGTTGTCATTAGTTTCTGGAGAGACTACCTAACAGATGCAGAAGGTAAATTTAGCGTTTTAAGCATTGTGTTCAATTTATAATGCAGTGCATCTTTTCATTGAATCAGTTAAAAGTAGAAATGCttgctgtgttttttgtctttaatgcCATTTTTGACAGTATTGCTTTTCCTTTAGATCAAGACGGAACACAGAAGCTGGGGACAATTCTTGCCTTCGCCACTTGAGCCAACACTGTTCCACCAATTGGCTTCTCTCCACAACCGtccattgaatttcttcaccaAGAGCCAGATGCACAAACCATGTCTAAACTACCCATTGCAAACACGTGCATCAATTGTTTAAAGTTACCACTTCATACCTCTTACAAAGACTTTCAGGAGAATATGGACTTTGCATTAGGTAATAAACATGGTTTTGGAATAGCTTAATTCCTGGTCAGGTTAGTATGCTAATCTGAGTTTTGCACTCAGTTAAATTAATGAGTGTCAACCATTAAGTAATTCtaagagagggggggggggggggtgttttgaATATCATTGCATTTTCTTTCCCAGAAATCAAACAAATGTTCAAAATGTTCCACCTAAAACACCAATTAACACGCTTGAGACCAAGCTGAATTTACTTTATGTTGCCATATTTCATATGTCACCCACCT
This window encodes:
- the LOC106674570 gene encoding uncharacterized protein LOC106674570 isoform X2, which codes for MEGGEETGVLQQAVGLLRNILSSPETVTSLSSSLDRDGTGSTAPSVTHSTVESEMRELFRPANTRVSSTSQVATRSSTGVGQSLRYQTQKHFGNWNCRSRKRAKTHYHDTFNKDVILLPRPSSSVVVKHRTKQHLHEQGHILNGFEFQKSWDQKTVSEQIRDAFGDKLSIDVSLEFLMACGNRLIAPKLRAGQELDANLIHKIYKSKALYIRPSKPILDDITSYSSEENCEENPVSSRQLRSSSSDSFASSTAAFQPISAPTQSPASSVCNGTLLTETPALTHESSISHKYSSASTNISFSQLPVSSLEIYPSTSQPSTSSSASLSDPVLVLTCRNTSSSPYQTRNPENHCSALPSTSTHSQSVNYDNYLSIMPPLSDMSSDDEELNQAILASLQSERTSSCLVSAKDILEELSAKVNQQKKCKFNINRSTVLDGAIRGFKRATYDPCHTISVRFSDDMGVPEEAVDLGGPRREFLRLLIEALPLSPMFEGEEGKMNLALDSAAMREDRYFIAGRAIAVSLVHGGPPAGFLSPTLFSCLVDGPDLAKPVLEDVADSDLREKIKRVKECKSFEDLIVATEPLQEYLANAGCLRPLRRLEDKDLLIHDIIMFQVIHRVRGPFERFQDGLRTLEVLDKIQDHPESFRTLLCWSPSVLTADLLDSLFTIRLSPAGSNKRQAEAVVISFWRDYLTDAEDQDGTQKLGTILAFAT
- the LOC106674570 gene encoding uncharacterized protein LOC106674570 isoform X1, which codes for MEGGEETGVLQQAVGLLRNILSSPETVTSLSSSLDRDGTGSTAPSVTHSTVESEMRELFRPANTRVSSTSQVATRSSTGVGQSLRYQTQKHFGNWNCRSRKRAKTHYHDTFNKDVILLPRPSSSVVVKHRTKQHLHEQGHILNGFEFQKSWDQKTVSEQIRDAFGDKLSIDVSLEFLMACGNRLIAPKLRAGQELDANLIHKIYKSKALYIRPSKPILDDITSYSSEENCEENPVSSRQLRSSSSDSFASSTAAFQPISAPTQSPASSVCNGTLLTETPALTHESSISHKYSSASTNISFSQLPVSSLEIYPSTSQPSTSSSASLSDPVLVLTCRNTSSSPYQTRNPENHCSALPSTSTHSQSVNYDNYLSIMPPLSDMSSDDEELNQAILASLQSERTSSCLVSAKDILEELSAKVNQQKKCKFNINRSTVLDGAIRGFKRATYDPCHTISVRFSDDMGVPEEAVDLGGPRREFLRLLIEALPLSPMFEGEEGKMNLALDSAAMREDRYFIAGRAIAVSLVHGGPPAGFLSPTLFSCLVDGPDLAKPVLEDVADSDLREKIKRVKECKSFEDLIVATEPLQEYLANAGCLRPLRRLEDKDLLIHDIIMFQVIHRVRGPFERYTMPPKVTASHEKCRFGIYTFDDVNNLKFQDGLRTLEVLDKIQDHPESFRTLLCWSPSVLTADLLDSLFTIRLSPAGSNKRQAEAVVISFWRDYLTDAEDQDGTQKLGTILAFAT